AGCCGACGGCACGGTCATCGCCACGACTGGCGACATCGAGGCGGGCAGCACCGAGACACGTGCCGCGCTGTCGTTTGTCGCGCCGGGCAGTGGGCCGCTCACAGTCGTCGTGCGCATGGCCGCCGTCAACCAGCAGTTGTACGCTGCCAGTCTCGAACGCCGTTAGCCTGATGCAGCGACCGTCTCGACCGCCGCGCAAACCGTCCCCCCGCCGGTCTGACGGGCCGCGCCGCCGCCCCGAACGCAAAGGTTGGGACAACCTCGCCGAGTGGTACGACGGGTGGGTTGGCAAGCAGGGCAGCAAGCACCATCAGCGCATGGCGCTGCCGCAGGCGATGACCCTGCTCGACCTCCAGCCCGGCGAATCGCTGCTTGACATCGGATGCGGGCAGGGCGTGCTCGCGCCGCTGGTCAAGCAGGCCGGGGCGCGCTATACCGGCATCGACGTTAGCCCGGCCCTGCTGGAGTTGGCGCGCAAGCGGCACGGGCAGCACGGGCGCTTCTTCGAGGCGGACGCATGCCGCCTTGAACTGAGCAAAGACCTTCGGGCGGCCACGTTCGATGCCGCCGTATTCCTGCTTTCAATCCAGGACATCAACCCGCTTGACGCGGCGCTGCGCGGGGCGGCATGGGCGCTCAAACCCGGTGGCCGGCTCGTCGTGGTGATGACGCACCCGGCGTTTCGCATCCCACGCCAAAGCGGTTGGGGCTACGACGAAAACCGCAAGCTGACTTACCGGCGCATCGACCGCTACCTGACACCGCTCAGCGTGCCGCTCAAACCGTATCCCGGCCAGTCCGGCGTGTCGATCAGCTTCCACCGGCCGATCGGCGCGTACATCAACGGGTTGGCGGCCTACGGGTTGATGATCGACGCGTTCAACGAGATCCCGTCCTACAAGACCGAGGACGATGAAGCCGACAATCCGGCCGAAAAGGAAATCCCGCTGTTTCTCGGCCTGCGGGCGCGCAAACCGCGCACGGCCGCCGGAGGCGACCACCGTGACGGATGACGCCGTGCGCACGCTGCTGGTGACAATCAACGCGGCGCGGGCAATGGGCGCCGTAGCCGAAGTCTACGCGCGCATGGTCGACGCGGCGGCGCTTATGGTCGCCCGCGGCCTGAAGGGCGAAGCCGCCGGCGTGCTTGCCTATGTGATGCACCAACCTGACGTGCCGTATGACATCTACGACCGCGCCGACGACCTCTGGATCGACCTCGAGTCCGAGCTGTGCCCGCGGGTGATCTCAGACGCCAAAGCCGAGGCGACTTTCATGTCGCTGCGCGGGATGATCGAGCAAACCGCTAAGGCGCTGCTTGGCGACGACGACGCGTCAATCGACACGCTTCCGGACTCATCGAACCCCTAACTCCGGCCTAGATCGCGTTTAGTTAGCTGTGCTAAATTTCGT
The sequence above is a segment of the Candidatus Flexicrinis affinis genome. Coding sequences within it:
- a CDS encoding class I SAM-dependent methyltransferase, whose product is MQRPSRPPRKPSPRRSDGPRRRPERKGWDNLAEWYDGWVGKQGSKHHQRMALPQAMTLLDLQPGESLLDIGCGQGVLAPLVKQAGARYTGIDVSPALLELARKRHGQHGRFFEADACRLELSKDLRAATFDAAVFLLSIQDINPLDAALRGAAWALKPGGRLVVVMTHPAFRIPRQSGWGYDENRKLTYRRIDRYLTPLSVPLKPYPGQSGVSISFHRPIGAYINGLAAYGLMIDAFNEIPSYKTEDDEADNPAEKEIPLFLGLRARKPRTAAGGDHRDG